A genome region from Zootoca vivipara chromosome 11, rZooViv1.1, whole genome shotgun sequence includes the following:
- the SKP2 gene encoding S-phase kinase-associated protein 2: protein MHRRHLQEIPDSGSNVTAGFTWGWDASKTSELLSGMGVSVLKDKLGNENTPQELLMCVGPPTKRQKVKEKEFTIARRPRLLREAGAGVSWDSLPDELLLGIFSYLSLTDLLKVPQVCRRWHRLSIDESLWQTLDLAGKNLRPGVIGHLLPLGITAFRCPRSCVGNPLFKTSRPLRVQHLDLSNCTIKVGDLQSILCRCQELQNLSLEGLELSDDIIKNIAHNPRLVQLNLSGCSGFSAEALETMLDSCPRLEELNLAWCDFTVDHVKAAVSHISPTVTHLNLSGYRQNLLMPYIKTLTERCSRIVHLDLSDSVMLKSDCFQYFHHLASLEHLGLSRCYQIPPAALLELGDIATLKTLQVFGIVTASSLQLLKATLPRLKINASHFTPIARPTIGCKRNEQIWGIQCRLSLKSPVGF, encoded by the exons ATGCACAG GAGACATCTCCAGGAAATTCCGGATTCAGGCAGCAACGTCACCGCTGGTTTCACATGGGGATGGGATGCCAGCAAGACTTCGGAGCTGCTCTCGGGCATGGGAGTGTCTGTTCTTAAGGATAAGCTAGGCAATGAGAACACCCCCCAGGAACTGCTCATGTGCGTGGGACCCCCCACAAAACGGCAGAAAGTGAAGGAAAAGGAATTTACTATTGCCCGCAGACCTAGACTGCTTCGAGAGGCAGGAGCAG GAGTTTCTTGGGATTCGTTGCCTGACGAACTGCTTCTGGGAATTTTCTCCTATCTGTCCTTGACTGATCTGCTGAAAGTTCCCCAGGTTTGCCGGAGGTGGCATCGCCTTTC GATTGACGAGTCGCTCTGGCAGACTCTCGACCTTGCAGGAAAGAATCTGCGGCCAGGTGTGATTGGCCATCTGCTGCCATTGGGTATAACTGCCTTCCGTTGTCCAAGGTCCTGTGTTGGCAACCCTTTGTTCAAAACAAGCAG ACCTCTTCGGGTACAGCATCTAGACCTGTCGAATTGTACAATAAAAGTTGGAGATCTCCAAAGTATTCTGTGCAGGTGTCAGGAGCTACAGAACCTCAGCTTGGAAGGGCTTGAGCTTTCTGATGATATAATTAA AAATATAGCACACAACCCCCGTTTGGTGCAACTAAACCTGTCTGGATGCTCTGGGTTCTCTGCAGAAGCCTTGGAGACAATGCTGGACAGTTGCCCCAG GTTGGAAGAGCTGAACTTGGCCTGGTGTGACTTCACAGTTGATCACGTGAAAGCAGCAGTCAGCCACATTTCTCCAACGGTAACACATCTGAACCTCAGTGGATACAGGCAGAATCTACTGATGCCAT ATATCAAAACATTAACTGAGAGGTGTTCCCGTATAGTCCATTTAGATTTAAG TGACAGTGTTATGTTGAAGTCGGATTGCTTTCAGTATTTCCACCATCTGGCATCTCTTGAACACCTGGGTCTTAGTCGATGCTATCAGATACCTCCTGCAGCCCTACT TGAACTTGGTGACATAGCCACACTCAAAACACTCCAGGTTTTTGGAATAGTGACGGCCAGCTCCCTTCAACTCTTGAAGGCAACACTTCCTCGCCTAAAGATCAACGCTTCCCATTTTACACCTATTGCAAGGCCCACCATTGGCTGTAAAAGGAACGAACAGATTTGGGGAATCCAATGCAGATTGAGCTTGAAAAGTCCAGTCGGTTTTTAA
- the NADK2 gene encoding NAD kinase 2, mitochondrial isoform X3, whose protein sequence is MLLAASKVLDRLKPVIGINTDPDRSEGHLCLPVRYTHSFPDALQKLYRGEFRWQWRQRIRLYLEGTGINPVPVDLHEQQLSQEQHSRAHVNGRFQDQRSQISEPHLLPVRSLNEVFIGESLSSRVNYKSCKPSFKFSLHRASYYEISVDGGPWEKQKSSGLNICTGTGSKAWSFNINKVANQAVEEILKIAKSYESLRLPLNKELVQKVTSGYNESLLYSPEEPKMLFSIREPISNRVFSSSRQRGFASKVCIRSRCWDACMVVDGGTSFEFNDGAIASILINTEDALRTVLLDE, encoded by the exons ATCTGAAGGCCATTTGTGTTTACCTGTACGATATACACACTCATTTCCAGATGCCCTACAGAAACTCTATCGTGGTGAGTTCAG ATGGCAATGGCGGCAACGAATCCGTTTATATCTTGAAGGGACTGGCATTAACCCTGTCCCTGTTGACTTGCATGAACAGCAGTTGAGTCAAGAACAGCACAGCAGGGCCCATGTTAATGGAAGATTTCAGGATCAAA GGTCTCAGATATCTGAACCACACCTCTTGCCAGTGAGATCATTAAATGAAGTGTTTATTGGAGAATCTCTCTCATCCAG GGTGAACTATAAGTCCTGCAAACCCAGTTTTAAATTCTCCCTTCATAGGGCCTCTTACTATGAAATATCAGTTGATGGTGGTCCATGGGAGAAACAAAAGAGCTCAGGTCTCAACATATGCACTGGAACAGGATCAAAAGCCTG GTCTTTTAATATCAACAAGGTAGCAAATCAGGCTGTGGAAGAAATCCTTAAGATTG CTAAAAGTTATGAGAGCTTAAGGCTTCCATTGAACAAGGAACTTGTACAGAAAG TAACAAGTGGATATAATGAATCACTACTGTATAGTCCAGAAGAACCCAAGATGCTTTTTAGTATACGAGAACCTATTTCAAACCGCGTTTTTTCAAGTAGTCGACAACGGGGTTTTGCTTCAAA AGTTTGCATTCGCTCTCGTTGCTGGGATGCCTGTATGGTTGTAGATGGAGGAACTTCATTTGAATTTAATGATGGAGCAATAGCGTCAATATTGATCAATACAGAAGATGCACTGCGTACTGTTTTGCTAGACGAATGA